One region of Agrobacterium tumefaciens genomic DNA includes:
- a CDS encoding glutathione S-transferase family protein has translation MYDLYIANKNYSSWSLRPWVLMRTLGIAFDEKLIPFGEGVSFSSFSPTGKVPCLVDEGMTVWETLSIVEYLAERHQGVWASDKHARAWSRSAASEMHAGFSSLRNLYPMSVGIRVKPRGGDAGLKADIKRIDALWSEGLTKFGGPYLAGQKFTAVDAFFCPVAFRFQTYGSADLSPAAKAYCDRLLALPAMQEWYEAGLKESWRDADHEEEVGEIGELTEDLRAKAR, from the coding sequence ATGTACGATCTTTATATAGCCAACAAGAACTATTCTTCATGGTCGCTGCGGCCATGGGTATTGATGCGCACGCTCGGTATCGCCTTTGATGAAAAGCTCATTCCGTTCGGCGAAGGCGTCTCCTTCTCCTCCTTTTCGCCGACGGGCAAGGTGCCCTGCCTGGTCGACGAGGGTATGACGGTTTGGGAAACGCTTTCGATCGTCGAATATCTTGCCGAAAGACACCAGGGTGTCTGGGCAAGCGACAAGCATGCGAGGGCCTGGTCGCGTTCGGCCGCGAGTGAGATGCATGCCGGCTTTTCCTCGCTGCGCAATCTCTATCCCATGTCGGTGGGCATTCGGGTCAAACCCAGGGGCGGCGATGCCGGGCTTAAGGCCGATATAAAGCGGATCGATGCGTTGTGGAGCGAGGGTCTTACAAAATTCGGCGGGCCATATCTTGCCGGTCAGAAGTTCACGGCGGTCGATGCTTTCTTCTGCCCGGTTGCATTCCGTTTCCAGACCTATGGCAGCGCGGATCTTTCGCCGGCAGCGAAAGCCTATTGCGACCGGCTGCTCGCCCTGCCTGCCATGCAAGAATGGTACGAGGCCGGTTTGAAGGAGAGCTGGCGCGACGCTGATCATGAAGAGGAAGTTGGCGAGATCGGCGAATTGACTGAAGATTTGCGCGCCAAGGCCCGATGA
- the lexA gene encoding transcriptional repressor LexA, translated as MLTRKQQELLLFIHERMKESGVPPSFDEMKDALDLASKSGIHRLITALEERGFIRRLPNRARALEVIKLPEAYTPGARPQRGFSPSVIEGSLGKPKTPEPAPAPKTPANDLGGAVTVPVMGRIAAGVPISAIQNNTHDVAVPVDMLGTGEHYALEVKGDSMIEAGIFDGDTVIIRNGNTANPGDIVVALVDDEEATLKRFRRKGASIALEAANPAYETRIFGPDRVKIQGKLVGLIRRYH; from the coding sequence ATGCTCACGCGCAAACAGCAGGAATTGCTTCTCTTCATTCATGAACGAATGAAAGAGTCCGGCGTGCCGCCCTCCTTCGATGAAATGAAGGACGCACTCGATCTTGCTTCGAAATCCGGCATCCACCGCCTGATAACCGCTCTCGAAGAGCGCGGGTTCATTCGTCGGCTACCGAATAGAGCTCGGGCGCTGGAAGTCATCAAACTGCCCGAGGCTTATACGCCGGGCGCAAGGCCGCAGCGCGGCTTTTCGCCAAGCGTTATCGAAGGCAGCCTTGGCAAACCCAAAACGCCGGAACCGGCCCCTGCCCCCAAGACGCCGGCCAACGATCTGGGCGGGGCTGTCACCGTGCCGGTCATGGGCCGCATCGCCGCGGGCGTGCCAATTTCCGCCATCCAGAACAACACCCATGATGTGGCAGTGCCAGTAGACATGCTTGGCACGGGCGAACATTACGCGCTTGAGGTCAAGGGTGATTCGATGATCGAGGCCGGCATTTTCGACGGCGACACAGTCATCATCCGCAACGGCAACACCGCCAATCCCGGGGATATCGTTGTGGCTCTGGTGGATGACGAGGAAGCCACGCTGAAGCGCTTTCGCCGCAAGGGAGCCTCCATTGCGCTCGAGGCGGCAAACCCAGCCTATGAGACCCGTATCTTCGGGCCCGACCGGGTGAAAATTCAGGGCAAGCTGGTTGGGCTGATCCGCCGCTACCATTGA
- a CDS encoding VOC family protein, which produces MTKPYSVDHLVLPVEVIGVAVKRLVSLGFTVAPEALHPFGTQNACVFFADGTYLEPLAIADPAKYNTSIERGDVFTGRDVAFRQRDGQEGFSALVARTEDALVDHERFRAAGLSAGDVFEFSRPVRMPDGSQGEAAFRLAFAASGAAADFFLFSCQRLQALPGDRTMLERHANGVTGLSEIVLFSGGDMKVAGLIETVFGCEGKWSPGGDMVFATGNASIRLTGKPPFGGQALNAQDGNEGGLRGAGIVFSSHDLAVTEAVLAANGVSCAKADGRLVVPAAPGQGVAFAFEEK; this is translated from the coding sequence ATGACGAAACCCTATAGCGTTGACCATCTCGTTTTGCCCGTGGAAGTCATAGGCGTCGCCGTGAAGCGCCTCGTCAGTCTTGGCTTTACGGTTGCGCCGGAGGCTCTGCATCCTTTCGGCACCCAAAATGCCTGCGTATTTTTCGCCGATGGCACCTATCTGGAGCCGCTCGCAATTGCTGATCCGGCTAAATATAATACGTCAATAGAGAGGGGTGATGTGTTCACCGGCAGGGACGTGGCTTTCCGGCAACGGGACGGGCAGGAGGGTTTTTCGGCTCTTGTCGCCAGAACTGAAGACGCCTTGGTTGACCATGAGCGGTTTCGGGCAGCCGGCCTTTCGGCGGGCGATGTTTTCGAGTTTTCGCGGCCTGTTCGGATGCCGGATGGCTCGCAAGGCGAGGCGGCGTTCCGGCTGGCTTTTGCGGCAAGCGGGGCGGCCGCGGATTTCTTTTTGTTCAGTTGTCAACGGCTTCAAGCCCTTCCGGGCGATCGCACCATGCTGGAGCGCCACGCCAATGGTGTCACCGGCCTCAGTGAAATCGTCCTGTTTTCCGGCGGCGACATGAAGGTGGCGGGCCTGATCGAGACGGTGTTTGGCTGTGAAGGCAAATGGTCTCCGGGCGGTGATATGGTTTTCGCGACCGGCAATGCCAGCATCAGATTGACCGGAAAACCGCCTTTCGGCGGGCAGGCCCTGAATGCTCAGGATGGCAACGAAGGCGGATTGCGCGGCGCGGGCATCGTCTTTTCGTCACACGATCTTGCCGTGACAGAGGCGGTGCTTGCTGCTAATGGCGTGTCCTGCGCAAAAGCGGACGGCCGTCTGGTGGTGCCCGCGGCACCCGGTCAGGGCGTTGCCTTCGCCTTCGAGGAAAAATGA
- the kdsA gene encoding 3-deoxy-8-phosphooctulonate synthase, translating to MSVTNNLKVTAGDGASKVSFSNTERFSLIAGPCQMESREHAFMIAGVLKELCDKLGIGLVYKSSFDKANRTSLSGKRGIGLDNAMQVFADLKKEFGFPVLTDIHTEEQCAIVSEVVDVLQIPAFLSRQTDLLVAAAKTGRVINVKKGQFLAPWDMKNVLAKLNESGNPNVMLCERGASFGYNTLVSDMRSLPIMAALGAPVVFDATHSVQQPGGQGGSTGGQREFVETLARAAVAVGVAGLFIETHEDPDNAPSDGPNMVHLKDMPKMLEKLLAFDAITKA from the coding sequence ATGAGCGTTACGAACAATCTTAAAGTCACCGCCGGCGATGGCGCCAGCAAGGTTTCCTTCTCGAATACCGAGCGGTTTTCGCTGATTGCCGGCCCCTGCCAGATGGAAAGCCGCGAACATGCCTTCATGATCGCTGGCGTCCTGAAGGAGCTTTGCGACAAGCTGGGAATAGGGCTTGTCTACAAGTCCTCTTTCGACAAGGCGAACCGCACTTCGCTTTCCGGAAAACGCGGCATCGGCCTGGATAACGCGATGCAGGTTTTTGCCGATCTCAAGAAGGAATTCGGTTTTCCTGTTCTGACCGACATCCACACGGAAGAGCAATGCGCCATCGTTTCCGAGGTAGTGGACGTGCTGCAGATCCCGGCGTTCCTCAGCCGCCAGACCGATCTTCTCGTTGCCGCCGCCAAGACCGGCCGCGTCATCAACGTCAAGAAAGGCCAGTTTCTGGCGCCTTGGGACATGAAGAACGTGCTTGCCAAGCTCAATGAGAGCGGCAATCCGAATGTGATGTTGTGCGAGCGCGGCGCGTCCTTCGGTTACAACACGCTGGTTTCCGACATGCGCTCTTTGCCGATCATGGCAGCGCTCGGCGCACCTGTCGTGTTCGATGCCACCCATTCGGTGCAGCAGCCGGGCGGGCAGGGCGGCTCCACAGGTGGCCAGCGCGAATTCGTCGAGACGTTGGCGCGTGCGGCCGTTGCGGTTGGCGTGGCCGGCCTCTTCATCGAGACGCATGAGGATCCGGACAATGCGCCGTCAGACGGCCCTAACATGGTCCATCTGAAGGACATGCCGAAAATGCTCGAAAAGCTTCTGGCTTTCGACGCGATTACGAAAGCCTGA
- the eno gene encoding phosphopyruvate hydratase, with translation MTAITDIIAREILDSRGNPTVEVDVYLEDGSMGRAAVPSGASTGAHEAVELRDGGKRYLGKGVEKAVEAVNTEIFDAIGGFDAENQIQIDQMMIALDGTPNKSRIGANAILGVSLAVAKAAAEASGLPLYRYVGGPNAHLLPVPMMNIINGGAHADNPIDFQEFMILPVGAENIREAVRMGSEVFHTLKKELSAQGHNTNVGDEGGFAPGLESAPAALDFIMKSIEKAGYRPGDDMFIGLDCAATEFFKNGNYVYEGEGKTRSPIEQAEYLAELVAKYPIISVEDGMAEDDWDGWKALTDLIGNKCQLVGDDLFVTNSARLRDGIKMGVANSILVKVNQIGSLSETLDAVETAHKAGYTAVMSHRSGETEDSTIADLAVATNCGQIKTGSLARSDRLAKYNQLIRIEEMLGPQAAYAGRSILRG, from the coding sequence ATGACTGCCATTACCGATATCATCGCGCGCGAAATTCTCGACAGCCGCGGCAATCCGACCGTTGAAGTCGACGTTTATCTCGAAGACGGCTCCATGGGCCGTGCCGCCGTTCCCTCCGGCGCCTCCACCGGCGCGCATGAGGCGGTTGAGCTGCGCGATGGCGGCAAGCGTTATCTCGGCAAGGGCGTGGAAAAGGCGGTCGAAGCCGTCAATACGGAAATCTTCGACGCGATTGGCGGTTTCGACGCTGAAAACCAGATCCAGATCGACCAGATGATGATCGCGCTCGACGGCACGCCGAACAAGTCGCGCATCGGCGCCAACGCCATCCTCGGCGTGTCGCTCGCCGTTGCGAAGGCTGCCGCTGAAGCGTCCGGCCTGCCGCTTTACCGTTATGTCGGCGGCCCGAACGCGCATCTGCTGCCGGTTCCGATGATGAACATCATCAACGGCGGCGCGCATGCCGATAACCCCATCGACTTCCAGGAATTCATGATCCTGCCGGTCGGCGCAGAAAATATTCGCGAAGCCGTGCGCATGGGCTCCGAAGTCTTCCATACGCTGAAAAAAGAACTGTCCGCACAGGGCCACAACACCAATGTCGGCGATGAGGGCGGTTTTGCACCGGGTCTCGAAAGCGCGCCGGCAGCACTCGATTTCATCATGAAGTCGATCGAAAAGGCTGGCTACCGTCCGGGCGACGACATGTTCATCGGTCTCGACTGTGCGGCGACCGAATTCTTCAAGAACGGCAATTACGTTTATGAAGGCGAAGGCAAGACCCGTTCGCCGATCGAGCAGGCCGAATACCTGGCCGAGCTCGTGGCGAAATATCCGATCATCTCCGTCGAAGACGGCATGGCTGAAGACGACTGGGATGGCTGGAAGGCGCTGACCGATCTCATTGGCAACAAGTGCCAGCTGGTGGGCGACGATCTTTTCGTCACTAACTCCGCCCGCCTTCGCGATGGTATCAAGATGGGTGTCGCCAACTCCATCCTAGTCAAGGTCAACCAGATCGGTTCGCTTTCCGAGACGCTGGACGCAGTCGAAACTGCGCACAAGGCAGGTTACACCGCCGTCATGTCGCACCGTTCGGGCGAAACGGAAGATTCCACCATCGCCGATCTCGCGGTTGCAACCAACTGCGGTCAGATCAAGACCGGCTCGCTTGCCCGTTCCGACCGGCTCGCAAAGTACAACCAGCTTATCCGCATTGAAGAAATGCTTGGCCCGCAGGCTGCTTACGCCGGCCGTTCGATCCTGCGCGGATAA
- a CDS encoding FtsB family cell division protein: MWTRHHKKRRFGRLIVPAITIAFLSYFGYHSIHGDFGLQATERLERQRIARTAELAKLTQARVALERQVELLSDGSLERDMIDEISRYQLNMSRTDEIVIMNTYF; this comes from the coding sequence ATGTGGACCAGACATCATAAAAAGAGACGATTCGGCCGTTTGATCGTTCCGGCCATTACGATCGCTTTTCTTTCCTATTTCGGGTATCATTCCATCCACGGCGACTTCGGCCTTCAGGCGACGGAGCGGCTGGAGCGGCAGCGTATTGCCAGAACGGCAGAGCTTGCCAAGCTGACGCAGGCGCGCGTTGCGCTGGAGCGGCAGGTCGAATTATTGAGCGACGGTTCTCTCGAACGTGACATGATTGACGAGATTTCCCGTTATCAGTTGAATATGTCCCGTACGGACGAAATTGTCATCATGAATACCTACTTCTAA
- the pdhA gene encoding pyruvate dehydrogenase (acetyl-transferring) E1 component subunit alpha, whose product MAPRKTASVSGRKTTAKAAGEFTGKNSPDFSKEEELHAYREMLLIRRFEEKAGQLYGMGFIGGFCHLYIGQEAVVVGMQMSQKEGDQVITAYRDHGHMLALGMSARGVMAELTGRKGGLSKGKGGSMHMFSKEKHFYGGHGIVGAQVSLGTGLAFANKYRGNDNVSVTYFGDGAANQGQVYESFNMAALWKLPIIYIVENNRYAMGTSTARATAQSNYSLRGQSFGIPGIQVDGMDVRAVKAAADQALEHCRSGKGPIILEMLTYRYRGHSMSDPAKYRSKDEVQKMRSEHDPIEQVKARLLEQGWASEDELKAIDKDVRDIVADSADFAQNDPEPDVSELYTDILL is encoded by the coding sequence ATGGCGCCGCGAAAAACCGCGTCCGTATCCGGCCGAAAGACAACGGCAAAGGCTGCAGGCGAATTCACCGGTAAGAACAGCCCGGACTTTTCGAAGGAAGAAGAGCTTCACGCCTATCGTGAGATGCTTCTCATCCGTCGCTTCGAGGAAAAGGCCGGCCAGCTTTACGGCATGGGCTTCATCGGTGGTTTCTGTCACCTCTACATCGGTCAGGAAGCCGTTGTTGTCGGCATGCAGATGTCTCAGAAGGAAGGCGATCAGGTCATCACCGCTTACCGTGACCACGGCCATATGTTGGCTCTGGGCATGAGCGCGCGTGGCGTCATGGCCGAATTGACCGGTCGCAAGGGCGGCCTGTCGAAGGGCAAGGGCGGCTCGATGCACATGTTCTCCAAGGAGAAACATTTCTACGGCGGCCACGGCATCGTCGGTGCGCAGGTTTCGCTCGGAACCGGTCTTGCCTTCGCCAATAAATATCGCGGCAACGACAATGTCTCCGTGACCTATTTCGGTGACGGCGCCGCCAACCAGGGTCAGGTCTACGAGAGCTTCAACATGGCCGCTCTCTGGAAACTGCCGATCATCTATATCGTTGAAAACAACCGTTACGCCATGGGCACCTCGACCGCCCGCGCCACCGCACAGTCGAACTATTCGCTGCGCGGCCAGTCCTTCGGCATTCCCGGCATCCAGGTGGATGGCATGGATGTGCGCGCCGTAAAGGCCGCCGCCGATCAGGCGCTGGAACATTGCCGCTCGGGCAAGGGTCCGATCATTCTGGAAATGCTGACCTACCGTTACCGTGGTCACTCCATGTCCGACCCGGCGAAATACCGTTCGAAAGACGAAGTGCAGAAGATGCGCTCCGAACATGACCCGATCGAGCAGGTCAAGGCACGGCTTCTGGAGCAGGGCTGGGCAAGCGAAGACGAGTTGAAGGCCATCGACAAGGATGTCCGTGATATTGTCGCCGATAGCGCAGACTTCGCCCAGAACGACCCAGAGCCGGATGTATCCGAGCTCTACACCGACATTCTGCTCTGA
- a CDS encoding pyruvate dehydrogenase complex E1 component subunit beta, whose protein sequence is MPVEILMPALSPTMEEGTLSKWLKKEGDKVTSGDVIAEIETDKATMEVEAVDEGVIGKLLIDAGTEGVKVNTPIAVLIQEGESAADISSSAKKEEPKAEAANSDSDAAGGKTREASEEPSAAKEAAKVPAAPKIEVAADPDIPEGTEMVMTTVREALRDAMAEEMRADEKVFVMGEEVAEYQGAYKITQGLLQEFGERRVIDTPITEHGFAGIGVGAAMTGLRPIVEFMTFNFAMQAIDQIVNSAAKTLYMSGGQMGAPMVFRGPSGAAARVGAQHSQCYAAWYSHIPGLKVVMPYTAADAKGLLKAAIRDPNPVIFLENEILYGQSFEVPKLDDFVLPIGKARIHRKGKDATIVSFGIGMTYAIKAVAELEKLGIDVELIDLRTIRPMDLPTVIESVKKTGRLVTVEEGFPQSSVGDFIANQVMRAAFDYLDAPILTIAGKDVPMPYAANLEKLALPNVDEVVQAVKTVCYK, encoded by the coding sequence ATGCCAGTAGAAATTCTTATGCCCGCCCTTTCCCCGACCATGGAGGAAGGCACGCTTTCCAAATGGCTTAAAAAGGAAGGCGACAAGGTCACATCCGGCGACGTGATTGCCGAGATCGAGACCGACAAGGCGACCATGGAAGTGGAAGCTGTGGATGAAGGTGTTATCGGCAAGCTGCTGATCGACGCCGGCACCGAAGGCGTCAAGGTCAACACGCCGATCGCCGTTCTCATCCAGGAAGGCGAAAGCGCTGCCGACATTTCTTCTTCTGCCAAGAAGGAAGAGCCGAAGGCTGAAGCTGCAAATTCCGATTCGGATGCCGCAGGCGGCAAGACCCGCGAAGCATCCGAGGAGCCGAGCGCTGCCAAGGAAGCCGCAAAGGTTCCGGCAGCACCTAAGATCGAAGTCGCTGCCGATCCGGATATTCCTGAAGGCACGGAAATGGTGATGACGACGGTGCGTGAAGCGCTGCGCGACGCCATGGCCGAAGAAATGCGCGCCGACGAAAAAGTCTTCGTCATGGGTGAGGAAGTCGCCGAATATCAGGGCGCTTACAAGATTACCCAAGGCCTGTTGCAGGAATTCGGCGAGCGCCGCGTCATCGACACCCCGATCACCGAGCACGGTTTTGCCGGTATCGGCGTCGGTGCGGCAATGACGGGCCTGCGGCCCATCGTCGAATTCATGACCTTCAACTTCGCCATGCAGGCGATCGACCAGATCGTCAACTCGGCTGCGAAGACGCTTTACATGTCGGGCGGCCAGATGGGTGCGCCGATGGTGTTCCGTGGCCCCTCGGGTGCTGCTGCCCGCGTTGGCGCTCAGCATTCGCAATGTTACGCCGCATGGTACAGCCATATTCCGGGCCTCAAGGTCGTCATGCCCTACACGGCAGCGGACGCCAAGGGTCTCCTGAAGGCAGCCATCCGCGATCCGAATCCGGTCATCTTCCTTGAGAATGAAATTCTCTACGGCCAGAGCTTCGAAGTGCCGAAGCTCGACGATTTCGTGCTGCCGATCGGCAAGGCGCGCATTCACCGCAAGGGCAAGGATGCGACGATCGTTTCCTTCGGCATCGGCATGACCTACGCAATCAAGGCGGTTGCGGAACTCGAAAAGCTCGGCATCGACGTCGAACTGATCGACCTTCGCACCATCCGTCCGATGGATCTGCCCACCGTCATCGAATCGGTCAAGAAGACCGGTCGTCTGGTCACCGTCGAGGAAGGCTTCCCGCAGTCATCGGTTGGTGACTTCATCGCCAATCAGGTCATGCGTGCCGCTTTCGACTATCTCGATGCGCCGATCCTGACGATTGCCGGCAAAGACGTTCCGATGCCTTACGCGGCAAACCTCGAAAAGCTGGCTTTGCCGAACGTCGATGAAGTCGTTCAGGCTGTCAAAACCGTCTGCTACAAGTAA
- a CDS encoding pyruvate dehydrogenase complex dihydrolipoamide acetyltransferase, with protein MPINITMPALSPTMEEGNLAKWLVKEGDKVAPGDVIAEIETDKATMEVEAVDEGTVAKLVVPAGTEAVKVNALIAILAADGEDVAEAAKGGNAAPAASQAKAEAPKQEAAKAEAPKEEAVPAKAEKPVADQSSAPSTPAPVAKSGERIFASPLARRLAKEAGLDLTAVSGSGPHGRIVKTDVEKAAASGGAKAAPAAAASAGAPAAALAKGPSEEAVLKLFEPGSYELVPHDGMRKVIAKRLVESKQTVPHFYVSVDCELDTLLALRAQLNAAAPEKDGKPAYKLSVNDMVIKALALALRDVPDANVSWTESNMVKHKHSDVGVAVSIPGGLITPIIRKAEEKSLSTISNEMKDYGKRAKERKLKPEEYQGGTTAVSNMGMMGVKSFSAVINPPHATILAVGAGEERAVVKNGEIKIANVMTVTLSTDHRCVDGALGAELIGAFKRYIENPMGMLV; from the coding sequence ATGCCGATAAACATCACCATGCCTGCCCTTTCTCCCACCATGGAAGAGGGCAATCTGGCCAAGTGGCTGGTCAAGGAAGGCGACAAGGTCGCACCCGGTGACGTGATCGCCGAGATCGAGACCGACAAGGCAACCATGGAAGTGGAAGCCGTCGATGAGGGCACGGTCGCCAAGCTCGTGGTTCCCGCAGGCACGGAAGCGGTCAAGGTCAACGCCCTGATCGCTATCCTCGCCGCCGATGGCGAGGATGTGGCTGAGGCAGCAAAGGGCGGCAATGCTGCTCCTGCCGCGTCCCAGGCCAAAGCCGAGGCTCCGAAGCAAGAAGCTGCAAAGGCCGAAGCGCCAAAGGAAGAAGCTGTCCCAGCCAAGGCTGAAAAGCCAGTTGCCGACCAGTCCTCCGCACCTTCCACCCCGGCCCCGGTTGCAAAATCCGGCGAGCGCATCTTCGCTTCGCCGCTTGCCCGTCGTCTCGCCAAGGAAGCCGGTCTCGACCTCACGGCCGTGTCCGGTTCCGGCCCGCATGGCCGTATCGTCAAGACTGACGTGGAAAAGGCTGCCGCTTCTGGTGGTGCGAAGGCTGCTCCTGCCGCCGCAGCATCCGCAGGCGCACCAGCTGCCGCACTTGCCAAGGGCCCGTCCGAAGAAGCTGTTCTCAAGCTGTTCGAACCCGGTTCTTACGAACTGGTGCCGCATGACGGCATGCGCAAGGTCATCGCCAAGCGTCTGGTCGAATCCAAGCAGACCGTTCCGCATTTCTACGTTTCCGTGGATTGCGAACTGGATACGCTTCTGGCGCTGCGCGCCCAGCTCAACGCCGCCGCTCCCGAAAAGGACGGCAAGCCCGCCTACAAGCTTTCGGTCAACGACATGGTCATCAAGGCGCTGGCTCTCGCGCTGCGCGATGTGCCTGATGCCAACGTCTCCTGGACGGAAAGCAACATGGTCAAGCACAAGCATTCGGATGTCGGCGTTGCCGTTTCCATTCCGGGTGGCCTGATCACGCCGATCATCCGCAAGGCGGAAGAGAAGTCGCTCTCCACCATCTCCAACGAGATGAAGGACTACGGCAAGCGCGCCAAGGAGCGCAAGCTGAAGCCCGAGGAGTATCAGGGCGGCACGACGGCCGTGTCCAACATGGGCATGATGGGCGTCAAGAGCTTCTCCGCCGTCATCAACCCGCCGCACGCCACCATTCTGGCAGTCGGCGCGGGTGAAGAACGCGCTGTCGTGAAGAACGGCGAGATCAAGATCGCCAATGTCATGACGGTTACGCTCTCCACCGACCATCGTTGCGTCGATGGCGCGCTCGGAGCCGAGCTGATCGGTGCCTTCAAGCGCTACATCGAAAACCCGATGGGCATGCTGGTTTGA